A genome region from Gossypium hirsutum isolate 1008001.06 chromosome A04, Gossypium_hirsutum_v2.1, whole genome shotgun sequence includes the following:
- the LOC107948243 gene encoding putative leucine-rich repeat receptor-like serine/threonine-protein kinase At2g24130 translates to MGFCKFSKFSFLFLISILSVSTAEENARISYDRVSLLSFMSGVVSDPENSLEHWNSTNVHVCNWSGVGCNHERDQVVQLDLSGRSLKGTISPALANLSSLMVLDLSKNFFQGHIPPELGSLFQLKQLSLSWNLLEGDIPSELGFLHQIVYLDLGSNRLAGHIPSSLFCNGSYSLQYIDLSNNSLSGEIPSKTKCSLRELRFLLLWSNRLVGQVPQALSNSSKLQWVDLESNMLSGELPYNIVRKMPQLQFLYLSYNDFVSHDGNTNLQPFFAALLNSSNFQELELAGNNLRGEIPSIIGDLSTNLVQVHLDDNLIYGSVPPGISNLVNLTLLNLSSNLLNGSIPPELCRMEKLERVYLSNNSLSGEIPSALGNITHLGLLDLSMNKLSGSIPDSFANLSQLRRLLLYGNQLSGTIPLSLGKCVNLEILDLSRNKLSGIIPGEVAGLRSLKLYLNLSSNHLHGPLPLELCKMDMVLAIDLSSNNLSGSIPSQLGSCIALEHLNLSSNFLEGELPDSIGQLPYLKELDVALNQLSGDIPVTFQASTSIKAMNFSFNKFHGNISDKGAFSLLTMDSFTGNDGLCGSIKGMPKCRKKHHSHLVIFLPIIVSLFATPLLLMFGYPLVLKSTFRNRLGVVNGGDFEDEEKDGKEPKYPRISYEQLIEATGGFSASSLIGSGRFGHVYKGIFGDNTRIAVKVLDTRTAGDISESFRRECEVLKRTRHRNLIRIITICSKPDFKALVLPLMANGSLERHLYPSHGISHGLDLIQLVNICSDVAEGVAYLHHYSPVKVVHCDLKPSNILLDEDMTALVTDFGIARLVRGVDETISANDSISYSSADGLLCGSVGYIAPEYGMGKRASTQGDVYSFGVLLLEIVSGRRPTDDDEGSSLHEWVKCHYPHNLEPIVKQALLRCSPGSMPTNYDKIWRDVILELVELGLMCTQYNPSTRPTMLDVAIEMGRLKQYLANPASMLTGEASSKADAPLII, encoded by the exons ATGGGGTTTTGCAAATTTTCCAAGTTTAGTTTTCTATTCTTGATCAGCATTCTCTCTGTGTCTACAGCTGAAGAGAATGCTAGAATTTCATATGATCGAGTTTCGTTGCTTTCCTTCATGTCGGGTGTTGTTTCAGACCCTGAAAACTCGCTGGAACATTGGAACTCCACTAATGTGCATGTTTGCAACTGGTCGGGTGTGGGGTGCAACCATGAAAGAGACCAAGTGGTGCAGCTTGACCTTAGTGGGAGGTCACTTAAAGGCACCATTTCTCCTGCTCTAGCCAATCTTTCTTCTTTGATGGTTCTTGATTTGTCAAAGAACTTCTTCCAAGGCCATATCCCACCGGAGCTTGGTTCTCTTTTTCAGCTCAAACAACTTAGTCTGTCATGGAATCTTCTTGAAGGAGACATTCCTTCTGAGTTGGGTTTTCTTCACCAAATAGTATACCTTGATTTGGGGAGTAACCGGCTTGCGGGACACATTCCCTCTTCTCTTTTTTGCAATGGCTCATATTCATTGCAATATATAGATCTTTCCAACAATTCTCTCAGTGGTGAAATCCCTTCGAAGACAAAATGTTCACTTAGGGAGTTGAGGTTTCTCTTACTTTGGTCGAATAGACTAGTTGGTCAAGTACCTCAAGCCCTTTCCAACTCCTCAAAACTTCAATGGGTTGATTTGGAGTCCAACATGTTAAGTGGGGAGTTGCCATATAATATAGTGCGCAAAATGCCGCAGTTGCAGTTCCTCTATTTGTCCTATAATGACTTCGTTAGCCATGATGGTAACACTAACCTCCAACCCTTTTTTGCTGCTTTACTCAATTCCTCTAACTTTCAAGAACTAGAATTGGCCGGAAATAATCTTCGCGGAGAGATACCTTCTATCATTGGTGATCTTTCTACCAATCTTGTACAGGTTCATCTCGATGATAATCTGATATATGGTTCCGTTCCTCCTGGCATTTCCAACCTTGTGAATCTCACCCTCTTGAACTTGTCTAGCAACCTTTTGAATGGTTCCATCCCACCTGAATTATGCAGAATGGAGAAACTAGAGAGAGTTTATCTTTCAAATAATTCACTCTCTGGTGAGATTCCCTCAGCTCTAGGAAACATTACGCATTTGGGGCTGTTGGATTTGTCGATGAACAAGCTTTCAGGTTCAATTCCTGATAGTTTCGCCAATCTCTCCCAGCTAAGAAGATTACTACTCTATGGAAACCAGCTTTCAGGGACAATTCCTTTGAGTTTAGGCAAATGTGTCAACCTGGAGATTTTAGACCTTTCTCGAAATAAGCTTTCAGGGATAATTCCTGGTGAAGTTGCTGGATTGAGGAGCTTGAAGTTATACCTGAATTTGTCTAGTAATCACCTTCATGGACCCTTACCTCTAGAGCTGTGTAAAATGGATATGGTGTTAGCCATTGATCTGTCGTCAAATAATCTCTCGGGCTCCATACCATCGCAACTTGGGAGCTGCATTGCCCTCGAGCACCTTAACCTTTCCTCTAATTTCTTGGAAGGTGAGCTTCCAGATTCCATAGGACAGTTGCCTTACCTTAAAGAACTCGATGTCGCTTTAAACCAGTTGAGTGGAGACATACCAGTGACCTTTCAGGCATCAACATCTATCAAGGCCATGAACTTCTCTTTCAACAAGTTCCACGGGAATATATCAGACAAAGGGGCATTTTCATTGCTGACTATGGATTCTTTCACAGGGAATGATGGTCTTTGTGGTTCGATTAAAGGCATGCCAAAATGCCGAAAGAAACATCATTCTCATTTGGTTATATTTTTGCCTATCATCGTTTCGTTGTTTGCAACTCCTTTATTGCTTATGTTTGGATACCCTCTGGTGCTCAAATCAACGTTCCGGAATCGACTTGGTGTTGTCAATGGAGGGGATTTcgaagatgaagaaaaagatggaaaagagCCTAAATACCCAAGAATATCATACGAACAACTCATTGAAGCCACTGGTGGGTTCAGTGCATCTAGCTTAATTGGTTCAGGCCGTTTTGGTCATGTATATAAAGGAATTTTTGGGGACAATACGAGAATAGCAGTCAAAGTTTTGGACACAAGGACAGCCGGGGATATTTCAGAGAGTTTCAGAAGAGAATGTGAAGTCCTAAAGCGAACCAGGCATAGAAACTTGATAAGGATCATTACAATTTGCAGCAAGCCAGATTTCAAGGCTCTAGTCCTTCCTCTGATGGCAAATGGGAGCCTGGAGAGGCACCTATACCCCAGCCACGGAATAAGCCATGGCTTAGATTTGATCCAATTGGTAAACATCTGCAGTGATGTAGCTGAAGGGGTTGCTTATCTGCACCATTACTCACCGGTTAAAGTCGTTCACTGTGATCTTAAACCAAGTAATATTCTTCTTGACGAGGACATGACTGCTTTGGTGACAGATTTCGGAATTGCAAGACTGGTCAGAGGTGTTGATGAGACAATTTCTGCAAATGATTCAATCTCCTACAGCTCTGCAGATGGCTTGTTATGTGGATCTGTTGGCTATATAGCTCCTG AATATGGAATGGGAAAACGAGCTTCCACTCAAGGAGATGTATACAGTTTTGGGGTCCTTTTGTTGGAAATAGTTTCGGGAAGGCGCCCCACAGATGATGATGAAGGTTCAAGCTTACATGAGTGGGTGAAATGTCACTATCCTCATAATCTTGAACCCATAGTAAAGCAAGCACTGCTGAGATGCAGCCCTGGTTCAATGCCAACAAATTATGATAAAATATGGCGTGATGTTATTTTGGAACTGGTTGAACTTGGCCTTATGTGTACGCAGTACAACCCTTCTACAAGACCAACCATGCTAGATGTGGCCATTGAAATGGGCCGGCTAAAGCAATATCTCGCTAATCCTGCCTCGATGTTGACCGGAGAAGCCTCTTCTAAGGCTGATGCCCCGTTGATCATATAA